From Vibrio aerogenes, a single genomic window includes:
- a CDS encoding S1 family peptidase → MRIKRTISILAGSILAATQTASAGNIHSEVARIVNGSESSTSQWPFMTALVMKDTSAAMSQFCGGSFIGGRYVLTAAHCVEGLKAGEIDVSIGLTHLSQEKTEARRVGVQAIYTHDDYGNSANDIAVLELEETVDASSIALASQADAGALIAGDAMTVIGWGNKSATGSDFPETLNYVSMPFVDLSTCQALGGNYAGIGEDSLCVGLKQGGKDACQGDSGGPLVREVNGHYKQFGIVSWGAGCAQPDAYGVYTNVGYFSGNGWLGKFTSGVSFTQKTRLTARNINSALRLPVRNLGSEPFEITRIEAPEGVFIVGNSCFSTLYQNSDCEIDVKVNPDLVDPDVNTISVQVYTSHSKADELKMNLIFAQ, encoded by the coding sequence ATGAGAATCAAACGAACCATTTCCATACTGGCTGGCAGTATTCTGGCAGCGACACAGACGGCATCCGCTGGCAATATTCATTCTGAAGTTGCAAGGATCGTCAATGGCTCGGAGTCATCCACCAGCCAGTGGCCCTTTATGACTGCGCTGGTGATGAAAGACACGAGTGCAGCTATGAGCCAGTTTTGTGGCGGGAGCTTTATCGGCGGGCGTTACGTGTTAACGGCGGCGCACTGTGTTGAAGGATTAAAAGCCGGGGAGATCGACGTGTCGATCGGTCTCACGCATTTGAGTCAGGAAAAAACTGAAGCCCGGCGTGTGGGCGTTCAGGCCATCTATACGCATGATGACTATGGTAACAGCGCGAACGATATTGCTGTGCTCGAATTGGAAGAAACCGTTGATGCCAGCAGTATTGCGCTGGCCAGTCAGGCTGATGCCGGTGCGCTTATCGCCGGGGATGCGATGACCGTGATCGGATGGGGAAATAAATCAGCGACCGGCAGCGACTTTCCGGAAACTTTAAACTATGTCTCCATGCCTTTTGTTGATTTAAGCACCTGTCAGGCGTTGGGCGGTAATTATGCCGGTATCGGTGAAGATTCATTGTGTGTGGGCCTGAAACAAGGTGGTAAAGATGCTTGTCAGGGAGACAGTGGCGGCCCGCTGGTTCGTGAAGTGAATGGTCATTATAAACAGTTTGGTATCGTCAGCTGGGGCGCGGGTTGCGCGCAGCCTGATGCTTATGGTGTATATACCAATGTGGGGTACTTTTCCGGCAATGGATGGCTGGGGAAATTTACCAGTGGGGTCAGCTTTACGCAAAAAACAAGATTGACCGCCAGAAATATTAATTCTGCACTGAGATTACCTGTTCGTAACCTGGGTTCGGAGCCGTTTGAGATTACCCGGATCGAAGCACCGGAAGGGGTATTTATTGTCGGTAATTCATGTTTCTCGACACTTTATCAAAACAGCGATTGTGAGATCGATGTGAAAGTGAATCCTGATCTGGTTGATCCGGATGTAAATACAATCTCTGTTCAGGTTTATACCAGCCATTCAAAAGCAGATGAATTGAAAATGAATTTAATTTTTGCCCAGTAA
- a CDS encoding SLC5/6 family protein, whose translation MDTTDKKDFLVNSNKLIRVKSEVSLTKRVLGSLFFLSLAMISLIIFCYTLYHLIESMINHQPVIVFSQSPMYFLGCIPVMFIGFFVVLFSNKINFSSKVFSIKIAGFFLVISFIFPQIMDYIVSSYIKDNHYLYCKKASEHRARYSKKIYTIDKQVCESEIEKRIKRIEG comes from the coding sequence ATGGATACAACAGATAAAAAGGATTTCTTGGTGAATTCCAACAAGTTAATCCGAGTGAAAAGTGAGGTATCTCTAACTAAAAGAGTACTTGGCTCTTTATTTTTTTTGAGTCTTGCAATGATATCACTCATTATATTTTGCTATACATTATATCACTTAATTGAGTCTATGATTAATCATCAGCCTGTTATTGTATTTAGTCAATCTCCAATGTATTTTCTGGGTTGTATACCTGTAATGTTTATTGGTTTCTTTGTTGTATTATTTTCAAACAAAATTAATTTTAGTTCAAAAGTTTTTTCTATAAAAATTGCTGGATTCTTCTTGGTAATATCATTCATATTTCCTCAGATTATGGATTATATTGTCAGCTCTTATATTAAGGACAATCATTACTTATACTGCAAAAAAGCTTCAGAACATAGAGCCAGATACTCAAAAAAAATATATACAATTGATAAGCAGGTTTGTGAATCTGAAATTGAAAAAAGGATAAAAAGAATCGAAGGATAA